In Lotus japonicus ecotype B-129 chromosome 5, LjGifu_v1.2, one genomic interval encodes:
- the LOC130718781 gene encoding uncharacterized protein LOC130718781 encodes MENHHPSTLLSMDSSASSHEELDLEMNRQIILSRPPDINLPLSAERSPPPQPWSSDPCDILDVGLGTQGYVTETFLNLPKAGRKCAKRFDSIWGAWFFFSFYFKPSLNDKSKAKIVRDGNGVSGFDKSDLKLDVFMVQHDMENMYMWVFKERPENALGKMQLRSYMNGHSRQGERPFPFSVDRGFVRSHRMQRKHYRGLSNPQCVHGIEVVPSPNLMVLDEDDRKRWMELTGRDVNFSIPPEASDFSSWRNLPNTDFELDRPPHPIKNTPNSHPKKLLNGSALNLSTHLSNHSNGDVLDISPINGKKRKDFFPHGNDVECYLVVNSPPDRIQDVEMHSSELPHWLNDFSGVMKNVCGPVTAAKTIYEDEQGYLVIISLPFVDLASVKVSWRNTLTHGIIKVSCMSTSRKPLMKRRDRTFKLTDPSSEHCPPGEFVREISLTTRIPEDANIEAYYDEPGSVLEIMVPKHRVGPEEHEVRVCLRPHLAGNDLMLT; translated from the coding sequence ATGGAGAATCATCACCCTTCAACGCTCTTGTCCATGGATTCAAGTGCATCTTCTCATGAGGAACTGGATTTGGAGATGAATCGCCAGATCATACTTTCGCGTCCCCCGGATATCAATTTGCCCCTGTCTGCAGAGCGCAGCCCACCACCACAGCCATGGAGTTCTGACCCTTGTGATATTTTGGATGTTGGCCTTGGCACTCAAGGGTATGTCACTGAGACTTTTCTCAATCTGCCCAAAGCTGGAAGGAAATGTGCGAAGCGGTTTGATAGCATATGGGGTGCTTGGTTTTTCTTCAGTTTTTACTTCAAGCCTTCTTTGAATGACAAATCTAAGGCCAAGATTGTTAGGGACGGCAACGGTGTTTCTGGGTTCGATAAATCTGACCTCAAGCTTGATGTTTTCATGGTTCAGCATGACATGGAAAACATGTACATGTGGGTTTTCAAGGAAAGGCCTGAGAATGCCTTGGGTAAGATGCAGCTGAGGAGTTACATGAATGGGCATTCTCGCCAAGGGGAGCGACCGTTTCCGTTTAGTGTTGACAGGGGTTTTGTTCGATCCCACAGGATGCAGAGAAAGCATTACAGAGGGCTTTCAAACCCTCAGTGTGTGCATGGCATTGAGGTTGTTCCTTCACCCAATTTGATGGTTCTGGACGAGGACGATCGGAAAAGGTGGATGGAGCTCACTGGCCGAGATGTGAATTTCTCAATCCCACCTGAAGCAAGCGATTTCAGTTCATGgagaaatcttcccaacactgaCTTTGAGCTTGACAGACCACCTCATCCAATCAAGAACACTCCAAATTCACACCCAAAGAAGCTGCTCAATGGATCTGCACTTAATTTATCAACTCATCTGTCTAACCACAGTAATGGCGATGTGCTGGACATATCTCCTATCAACGGCAAAAAGAGGAAGGACTTTTTTCCTCATGGAAACGACGTAGAATGTTACCTGGTTGTTAATTCTCCACCTGATCGGATTCAAGATGTAGAAATGCACTCGAGTGAGCTGCCACACTGGTTGAATGACTTCAGCGGGGTGATGAAGAATGTCTGTGGACCTGTTACAGCTGCTAAAACTATTTATGAGGATGAACAAGGTTACTTGGTTATCATCAGTCTGCCCTTTGTAGATCTTGCAAGTGTGAAAGTTTCGTGGAGGAACACTCTGACTCATGGTATCATAAAGGTTTCTTGTATGAGCACATCTCGGAAGCCTTTGATGAAGAGACGTGACAGGACATTCAAGCTTACAGATCCATCATCTGAGCACTGCCCTCCTGGAGAATTTGTCCGCGAAATCTCTCTTACGACCCGAATTCCCGAAGACGCTAACATAGAAGCGTACTACGATGAGCCAGGATCTGTGCTTGAGATCATGGTGCCAAAGCATCGCGTCGGTCCAGAGGAGCATGAAGTCCGCGTCTGCCTTCGTCCTCATCTAGCAGGGAATGATCTTATGTTAACTTGA